One window of Myripristis murdjan chromosome 8, fMyrMur1.1, whole genome shotgun sequence genomic DNA carries:
- the lgals3bp.1 gene encoding galectin-3-binding protein B: protein MLANGITLSLWLLLLLHISGTDSMKFSLFKKKPEAQAKEGEVRLAGSKTSSEGRVEIYHDGTWGTVCDDGWDLAEAQVVCRQLRFLGAKSAVNGGTYGEGSGPIWLDEVNCNGTESDLSTCVFKDWAVTDCTHKEDAGVVCKSSDTDMNISDTGYMLDHSLALSEELGQVFDSGDGCDFQIVVQSTTGNKQLDGTLETVQTTICAHKMILSRFPLFNTSEENTISVHVSLSCQPYFTSFIRYIYTRKADVTFSSAQCLHQMASKFGVKQLMEDTGRLFSKFLPQDVTFHTPVSLYEYSVETGDFLLKENCLQYMAWNYQNLTQSPAWSHLSVKLLGALLSRSDLVVSDEYFLLVSLEEWISQRGNLISLESQADLLKLIRFPMIPAEKLYELQFNSTLYNAHQDVYGSNILKAFQFNVLLFSTLKNNPVFKKDEDDYQARIYTATPWAATIDRSAVKQSSGSQSRRNYPAINYGYDYRYNYRYTTVSPYRHLRQKSFSTPVHNSLIFKTNVIQWEANIFMSQSDCSNRGVRCESFPTARLTAQNSLRQYQSSIRFSNQLLLRCQGKYICQVQDFKNDLSHISTNGSQGLPYPCPDGQYDYQFVVIPNYI, encoded by the exons ATGCTGGCGAATGGAATCACACTCTCTTTGTGGCTTTTGCTGCTTCTTCACATCTCCGGGACCGATTCTATGAAATTCTCGCTATTCA aAAAAAAGCCTGAGGCACAGGCAAAGGAGGGTGAGGTGAGGCTGGCAGGCTCGAAGACAAGCTCAGAGGGCCGTGTGGAGATCTACCACGACGGGACATGGGGGACCGTGTGTGACGATGGCTGGGACCTGGCTGAGGCTCAGGTGGTGTGTCGTCAGCTGCGATTCCTTGGAGCCAAATCTGCTGTCAATGGAGGAACTTACGGAGAAG GGTCTGGACCCATCTGGCTGGATGAAGTGAACTGTAATGGTACCGAGAGCGACCTGTCCACATGTGTTTTCAAAGACTGGGCAGttacagactgcacacacaagGAGGATGCTGGAGTTGTTTGTAAATCATCAG ACACAGATATGAACATCAGTGATACTGGATACATGCTGGACCATAGTCTGGCTCTGTCGGAGGAGCTTGGCCAGGTGTTTGACAGTGGAGATGGCTGTGACTTCCAGATTGTGGTCCAGAGCACCACTGGCAACAAACAGCTGGATGGGACCTTGGAGACAGTTCAGACGACAAtctgtgcacacaaaatgatcCTGTCACGATTCCCACTCTTCAACACCTCAGAGGAGAATACCATCTCTGTTCATGTCAGCCTATCTTGCCAACCATATTTCACTTCATTCATCAG GTATATTTACACTCGAAAGGCAGATGTGAccttctcctctgcacagtgcCTCCACCAGATGGCCTCCAAGTTTGGGGTGAAGCAGCTGATGGAGGACACAGGCCGGCTCTTCAGTAAATTTCTCCCACAGgatgtcacatttcacaccCCGGTGTCCCTGTATGAGTACTCAGTGGAAACTGGAGACTTCCTTCTGAAGGAGAACTGCCTCCAGTACATGGCCTGGAACTACCAAAATCTTACCCAGTCGCCTGCTTGGAGCCACCTCTCTGTGAAACTCCTAGGAGCCCTCCTGTCTCGCTCCGATCTCGTGGTGTCAGATGAATACTTTCTGCTAGTCTCTCTGGAGGAATGGATCTCACAGAGGGGTAACCTCATCAGTTTGGAAAGTCAGGCTGACCTGCTGAAGCTCATCCGATTCCCTATGATCCCTGCTGAGAAGCTGTATGAGCTGCAGTTCAACTCTACACTCTACAATGCTCATCAGGATGTGTATGGTAGCAACATACTGAAAgcatttcagtttaatgttCTACTTTTCAGCACACTGAAGAACAACCCAGTGTTCaagaaagatgaagatgattacCAAGCCAGGATCTACACAGCCACGCCATGGGCTGCCACTATTGACCGGAGCGCTGTCAAGCAATCATCAGGCAGTCAAAGCCGAAGAAACTATCCAGCTATAAATTATGGCTATGACTATCGTTACAATTATCGCTACACCACTGTCAGTCCATACCGCCACCTCAGACAAAAGTCATTCAGCACCCCTGTTCACAACAGCCTGATCTTCAAGACCAACGTAATTCAGTGGGAGGCAAATATCTTCATGAGCCAATCTGATTGTTCAAACCGGGGTGTCAGATGTGAGTCGTTCCCCACGGCGAGGCTGACAGCCCAAAACAGCCTCAGGCAGTACCAGAGCAGCATTCGCTTTAGTAACCAGCTCCTGCTTCGGTGCCAAGGCAAGTACATCTGTCAGGTTCAGGACTTCAAGAACGACTTGTCCCATATCTCCACAAATGGTAGCCAGGGTCTACCCTATCCCTGTCCTGATGGCCAGTACGACTACCAATTTGTGGTGATACCCAACTATATCTGA